One Oharaeibacter diazotrophicus DNA window includes the following coding sequences:
- a CDS encoding alpha/beta hydrolase: MTSIRHTVEVGDDRRSIAVLADAGAAPGVLWLGGFRSEMTGSKAEAVAAAGRAAGRAVVRFDYSGHGASGGCFVDGTIGRWLAEATAVFDRFTDGPTILVGSSMGGWIALLLARALAARGALDRVRGLVLVAPAPDFTEALMLPAFPPAMRAALERDGRVTLPSAYSDDPTVITRNFLEEARDHLLLGAPIAIGRPVHVLQGMRDPDVPWRHALALVEALGHDDVVLTLVKDGDHRLSRPEDVARLLAAIDEMAA, from the coding sequence GTGACGTCCATCCGCCACACCGTCGAGGTCGGTGACGACCGCCGTTCCATCGCCGTGCTCGCCGACGCCGGCGCCGCCCCCGGCGTGCTCTGGCTCGGCGGCTTCCGCTCCGAGATGACCGGTTCCAAGGCCGAGGCGGTGGCCGCCGCCGGCCGCGCCGCGGGTCGTGCGGTCGTCCGGTTCGACTATTCCGGCCACGGCGCCTCCGGCGGCTGCTTCGTCGACGGCACCATCGGTCGCTGGCTCGCCGAGGCGACCGCGGTGTTCGACCGCTTCACCGACGGCCCGACCATCCTGGTCGGCTCGTCGATGGGCGGCTGGATCGCGCTGCTGCTCGCCCGGGCCCTCGCCGCCCGCGGCGCGCTCGACCGGGTCAGGGGCCTCGTGCTGGTCGCCCCGGCGCCCGACTTCACCGAGGCGCTGATGCTGCCGGCCTTCCCGCCGGCGATGCGGGCCGCCCTGGAACGCGACGGCCGGGTCACCCTGCCGTCGGCCTATTCGGACGATCCCACCGTGATCACCCGCAATTTCCTGGAGGAGGCGCGCGACCACCTCCTGCTCGGGGCCCCGATCGCGATCGGCCGGCCCGTCCACGTGCTGCAGGGCATGCGCGATCCCGACGTGCCCTGGCGCCACGCCCTCGCCCTCGTCGAGGCGCTCGGCCACGACGACGTGGTGCTGACGCTGGTCAAGGACGGCGACCACCGGCTGTCGCGGCCCGAGGACGTCGCCCGCCTGCTCGCCGCCATCGACGAAATGGCCGCGTGA
- the infC gene encoding translation initiation factor IF-3 — translation MRRPFRAAAPTKEGPRINREIRVPQVQLIGDDGANLGVVSIQEALASAAEAGLDLVEISPNSTPPVCKILDFGKFKYQSQKKASEARKNQKTVEIKEIKLRPNIDTHDYEVKMKSMLRFFEEGDKVKITLRFRGREMAHQDLGLKLLFQVKEETQAIAKVESEPRLEGRQMVMVLSPK, via the coding sequence ATTCGTCGTCCGTTCCGAGCCGCCGCGCCGACCAAGGAAGGTCCGCGCATCAACCGTGAAATCCGCGTCCCGCAGGTGCAGCTGATCGGCGACGACGGCGCCAACCTCGGCGTCGTGTCGATCCAGGAAGCGCTCGCGTCCGCGGCGGAAGCCGGCCTCGATCTCGTCGAGATCTCCCCGAATTCGACGCCCCCGGTCTGCAAGATCCTCGACTTCGGCAAGTTCAAGTACCAGTCGCAGAAGAAGGCCTCCGAGGCGCGCAAGAACCAGAAGACCGTCGAGATCAAGGAGATCAAGCTGCGGCCCAACATCGACACCCACGATTACGAGGTGAAGATGAAGAGCATGCTGCGCTTCTTCGAGGAAGGCGACAAGGTCAAGATCACGCTCCGCTTCCGCGGTCGCGAGATGGCGCACCAGGACCTCGGCCTCAAGCTCTTGTTCCAGGTCAAGGAAGAGACCCAGGCGATCGCCAAGGTCGAGAGCGAGCCGCGTCTCGAGGGGCGCCAGATGGTGATGGTGCTCTCGCCGAAGTGA
- the rpmI gene encoding 50S ribosomal protein L35, with product MPKMKTKSGAKKRFKVTANGRVKSAQAGKRHGMIKRTAKFVRQARGTTVLSEPDAIIIKKNFLPYA from the coding sequence ATGCCCAAGATGAAGACCAAGTCGGGCGCCAAGAAGCGCTTCAAGGTGACCGCCAACGGACGCGTCAAGTCGGCCCAGGCCGGCAAGCGTCACGGCATGATCAAGCGGACCGCCAAGTTCGTCCGTCAGGCTCGCGGCACGACCGTGCTGTCGGAGCCGGATGCGATCATCATCAAGAAGAACTTCCTTCCCTACGCCTGA
- the rplT gene encoding 50S ribosomal protein L20, with the protein MARVKRGVTAHAKHKKVLKLAKGFRGRRKNTIRTAKAAVDRSMQYATRDRRAKKRNFRALWIQRINAAVREVTGGELTYARFIDLLAKTGIEVDRKVLSDLAISEPASFAALVEKARGAAA; encoded by the coding sequence ATGGCGCGCGTCAAGCGGGGCGTCACGGCCCATGCCAAGCACAAGAAGGTCCTGAAGCTCGCCAAGGGCTTCCGCGGCCGTCGCAAGAACACGATCCGCACGGCCAAGGCCGCCGTCGATCGCTCGATGCAGTACGCGACGCGCGATCGTCGCGCCAAGAAGCGCAACTTCCGCGCCCTGTGGATCCAGCGCATCAACGCGGCGGTCCGCGAGGTCACCGGCGGCGAGCTCACTTACGCCCGCTTCATCGACCTGCTGGCCAAGACCGGCATCGAGGTCGATCGCAAGGTCCTGTCGGATCTGGCGATCTCCGAGCCGGCGTCGTTTGCGGCCCTGGTCGAGAAGGCCCGGGGCGCCGCTGCCTGA
- the pheS gene encoding phenylalanine--tRNA ligase subunit alpha, which translates to MSDIETLEREILEKVGAAADEAALEAVRVGALGKKGSVSDLLKTLGTMAPDERRTRGAAINAAKERVEGAIGARRDVLKKAALEARLTRETEDVTLPVRPGPLAAGRIHPISQVVDEITAIFADMGFAVAEGPDIETDYYNFTALNFPADHPAREMHDTFFFEPKADGSRLLLRTHTSPVQIRTMESQKPPIRVVIPGRTYRCDSDATHTPMFHQVEGLVIDRHSHFGHLKWVLEEFLKAFFEVDEVKTRFRPSFFPFTEPSMEVDVGCRRSGGEIRIGEGDDWLEILGCGMVHPNVIRAGGLDPDEYQGFAWGMGIDRIAMLKYGMPDLRAFFDADVRWLKHYGFRPLDLPTLFGGLSG; encoded by the coding sequence ATGTCCGACATCGAAACGCTGGAACGCGAGATCCTGGAGAAGGTCGGCGCCGCCGCCGACGAGGCCGCCCTCGAGGCGGTGCGCGTCGGCGCGCTCGGCAAGAAGGGCTCCGTGTCCGACCTCCTGAAGACGCTGGGCACCATGGCGCCCGACGAGCGCCGCACCCGCGGCGCCGCGATCAACGCCGCCAAGGAGCGCGTCGAGGGGGCGATCGGCGCCCGCCGCGACGTGCTGAAGAAAGCCGCGCTCGAGGCCCGCCTCACGCGCGAGACCGAGGACGTCACGCTGCCGGTGCGCCCCGGCCCGCTCGCCGCGGGCCGCATCCACCCGATCTCCCAGGTCGTCGACGAGATCACCGCGATCTTCGCCGACATGGGCTTCGCGGTCGCCGAGGGGCCGGACATCGAGACCGACTACTACAACTTCACCGCCCTGAACTTCCCGGCCGACCACCCGGCCCGGGAGATGCACGACACCTTCTTCTTCGAGCCGAAGGCGGACGGCTCGCGGCTCCTCCTGCGCACCCACACCTCGCCGGTGCAGATCCGCACCATGGAGAGCCAGAAGCCGCCGATCCGCGTGGTGATCCCCGGCCGGACTTACCGCTGCGATTCGGACGCGACGCACACGCCGATGTTCCATCAGGTCGAGGGTCTGGTGATCGATCGGCACAGCCACTTCGGCCATCTGAAGTGGGTGCTCGAGGAGTTCCTCAAGGCCTTCTTCGAGGTCGACGAGGTCAAGACGCGGTTCCGGCCGTCGTTCTTTCCCTTCACCGAACCGTCGATGGAGGTCGACGTCGGCTGCCGGCGCTCGGGCGGCGAGATCCGCATCGGCGAGGGCGACGACTGGCTGGAGATCCTCGGCTGCGGCATGGTCCACCCCAACGTGATCCGCGCCGGCGGCCTCGATCCCGACGAGTACCAGGGCTTCGCCTGGGGCATGGGCATCGACCGCATCGCCATGCTGAAATACGGCATGCCGGACCTCAGGGCCTTCTTCGACGCCGACGTGCGCTGGCTGAAGCACTACGGCTTCCGGCCGCTCGACCTGCCGACGCTGTTCGGCGGGCTGAGCGGGTGA
- the pheT gene encoding phenylalanine--tRNA ligase subunit beta: MKFTLSWLKDHLDTDASLDDVTEALTMVGLEVESVTDPAAALKPFRIARVLTADKHPNADKLKVLTVDTGAGEPVQVVCGAPNARAGLVGVFAAPGSRIPGTGLELAVGTIRGVESRGMMCSERELLISDDHDGIIELPTDAPVGVRYADWRGGSDPVIEIAITPNRPDCLGVRGIARDLAARGLGRLKPDVGDAVAGAFPSPIGVELDFPADAAGACPVFAARVVRGVRNGASPGWMQDRLKAIGLRPINALVDITNYVSYDRGRPLHVYDAAKVTGTIRARLGRPGESFVALDGRTYAVDGEMCVIADDAGVLGLGGIMGGEHSGSSEATVDVLIESAWFDPNRTARTGRRAGINSDARYRFERGVDPAFVVGGLELATRLVLELCGGEPSEAVVAGAEPVTRRRIDFPLAEVKRLSGLDLSAGQIEGTLAALGFEVEGLGDTREVIPPSWRPDVHGKADLVEEVVRIAGLDQVRPTPLPRLASVGAKVLTPIQVRTRRAKRTLAARGLVEAVTWSFISAEQAALFGGGAPVLKLANPISADMSDMRPSLIPGLAAAVKRNVDRGTADLALFEVGQVFAGDRPKDQTTAATAVRRGTAGVDGAGRHWAGSGDAVSVFDAKADALALLDALGFDTAKAQIVRGAPAWFHPGRSGTIQLGPKTVLGHFGELHPAVLAALDVTGPLVAAEITLEAIPEPKAKAVKSKPALALSGLMPVGRDFAFVVDDAVETGRIVKAAEGADRKLIGAVQVFDVYRGEHVGAGRKSVALEVTLTPTDRTLTDEDIEAVSKAIVGAVEKATGATLRG, encoded by the coding sequence ATGAAGTTCACGCTCTCCTGGCTGAAGGACCATCTCGACACCGACGCGTCGCTCGACGACGTCACCGAGGCGCTGACCATGGTCGGCCTCGAGGTCGAATCCGTGACCGATCCCGCCGCGGCGCTGAAGCCGTTCCGGATCGCGCGCGTGCTGACCGCCGACAAGCACCCCAACGCCGACAAGCTGAAGGTGCTCACCGTCGACACCGGCGCCGGCGAGCCGGTGCAGGTGGTGTGCGGCGCGCCGAACGCCCGCGCCGGCCTCGTCGGCGTGTTCGCCGCGCCCGGGTCGCGGATCCCCGGCACCGGGCTCGAGCTCGCGGTCGGCACCATCCGCGGCGTCGAGAGCCGCGGCATGATGTGCTCGGAGCGCGAGCTCCTGATCTCCGACGACCACGACGGCATCATCGAACTGCCCACCGACGCACCCGTCGGCGTCCGCTACGCCGACTGGCGTGGCGGCTCGGATCCGGTGATCGAGATCGCGATCACCCCGAACCGGCCCGACTGCCTCGGCGTGCGCGGCATCGCCCGCGACCTCGCCGCCCGCGGCCTCGGCCGGCTGAAGCCCGACGTCGGCGACGCGGTCGCCGGCGCCTTCCCGAGCCCGATCGGGGTGGAACTCGACTTTCCCGCCGACGCGGCCGGGGCCTGCCCGGTGTTCGCGGCGCGGGTGGTGCGCGGCGTGCGCAACGGCGCCTCGCCGGGCTGGATGCAGGACCGGCTGAAGGCGATCGGCCTGCGCCCGATCAACGCGCTGGTCGACATCACCAACTACGTCTCCTACGACCGCGGCCGGCCGCTGCACGTCTACGACGCCGCCAAGGTCACCGGCACGATCCGCGCCCGGCTCGGTCGACCCGGCGAGAGCTTCGTCGCGCTCGACGGCCGGACCTACGCGGTCGACGGCGAGATGTGCGTGATCGCCGACGACGCCGGCGTGCTCGGCCTCGGCGGCATCATGGGCGGCGAGCACTCCGGCTCGTCGGAGGCGACCGTCGACGTGCTGATCGAGAGCGCGTGGTTCGATCCGAACCGCACCGCCCGCACCGGCCGGCGCGCCGGCATCAACTCGGACGCCCGCTACCGCTTCGAGCGCGGGGTCGACCCGGCCTTCGTGGTCGGCGGCCTCGAACTCGCGACCCGGCTGGTGCTGGAGCTCTGCGGCGGCGAGCCGTCGGAGGCGGTGGTGGCCGGCGCCGAGCCGGTGACGCGGCGGCGGATCGACTTCCCGCTCGCCGAGGTCAAGCGCCTGTCCGGCCTCGACCTCTCGGCGGGCCAGATCGAGGGCACGCTCGCGGCGCTCGGCTTCGAGGTCGAGGGCCTCGGCGACACCCGCGAAGTGATCCCGCCGAGCTGGCGGCCGGACGTGCACGGCAAGGCCGACCTCGTCGAGGAGGTCGTGCGCATCGCCGGCCTCGACCAGGTCAGGCCGACGCCGCTGCCGCGGCTGGCGTCCGTCGGCGCCAAGGTGCTGACGCCGATCCAGGTCCGCACCCGCCGCGCCAAGCGCACCCTGGCCGCCCGCGGCCTCGTCGAGGCGGTGACGTGGTCGTTCATCTCGGCCGAGCAGGCCGCCCTGTTCGGCGGCGGCGCGCCGGTGCTGAAGCTCGCCAACCCGATCTCCGCCGACATGAGCGACATGCGGCCGAGCCTGATCCCCGGCCTCGCCGCCGCGGTGAAGCGCAACGTCGACCGCGGCACGGCGGATCTCGCCCTGTTCGAGGTCGGTCAGGTGTTCGCCGGCGACCGGCCGAAGGACCAGACCACGGCGGCCACCGCGGTGCGCCGCGGCACCGCCGGCGTCGACGGCGCCGGCCGCCACTGGGCCGGTTCGGGCGACGCGGTCTCGGTGTTCGACGCCAAGGCCGACGCGCTGGCGCTGCTCGACGCGCTCGGCTTCGACACCGCCAAGGCGCAGATCGTGCGCGGTGCGCCGGCGTGGTTCCACCCGGGCCGCTCCGGCACGATCCAACTCGGCCCGAAGACCGTGCTCGGCCACTTCGGCGAGTTGCACCCGGCGGTGCTCGCCGCCCTCGACGTCACCGGCCCGCTGGTCGCCGCCGAGATCACCCTCGAGGCGATCCCCGAGCCGAAGGCGAAGGCGGTGAAGTCGAAGCCGGCGCTCGCCCTGTCGGGTCTGATGCCGGTCGGCCGCGACTTCGCCTTCGTGGTCGACGACGCGGTCGAGACCGGGCGGATCGTCAAGGCGGCCGAGGGCGCCGACCGCAAGCTGATCGGCGCGGTCCAGGTGTTCGACGTCTACCGCGGCGAACACGTCGGCGCCGGCCGCAAGTCGGTCGCCCTCGAGGTGACGCTGACGCCGACCGATCGCACGCTCACCGACGAGGACATCGAGGCGGTGTCGAAGGCGATCGTCGGGGCGGTGGAGAAGGCCACCGGCGCGACCCTGCGTGGTTGA
- a CDS encoding nucleotidyltransferase family protein, with product MVEPAAGAFDGPRLARASLDEQAAALRAIVAADPDLSALVAVIADLGLPDGWLVSGALYQTVWNVMTGRPRRTGIKDYDLVYHDAADLGFEAEDAVIRRVQAATAGLGLAVEVRNQARVHLWFERRFGFAVPPLGSVAEALERYASTTHAVAVRRGAGGRLDLLAPFGLRDVFAMHVRPNRSLPNGPSHEAKARRFQAVWPEVTVEWW from the coding sequence GTGGTTGAACCGGCGGCGGGGGCCTTCGACGGCCCCCGCCTCGCCCGCGCGAGTCTCGACGAGCAGGCGGCGGCGCTGCGCGCGATCGTCGCCGCCGATCCGGATCTCTCGGCCCTCGTCGCCGTGATCGCCGACCTCGGTCTGCCCGACGGCTGGCTGGTCTCGGGCGCGCTCTACCAGACCGTCTGGAACGTGATGACCGGCCGGCCGCGCCGCACCGGCATCAAGGACTACGACCTCGTCTACCACGATGCCGCCGACCTCGGCTTCGAGGCCGAGGACGCGGTGATCCGCCGGGTCCAGGCGGCGACCGCCGGGCTCGGCCTCGCCGTCGAGGTCCGCAACCAGGCCCGCGTCCACCTCTGGTTCGAGCGGCGCTTCGGTTTCGCCGTGCCGCCGCTCGGCTCGGTGGCGGAGGCGCTGGAGCGCTACGCCTCTACCACCCACGCGGTGGCCGTGCGGCGCGGGGCGGGCGGCCGGCTCGACCTGCTGGCGCCCTTCGGCCTCCGCGACGTCTTCGCCATGCACGTCAGGCCCAACCGCAGCCTGCCCAACGGCCCGAGCCACGAGGCCAAGGCGCGCCGGTTCCAGGCGGTGTGGCCCGAGGTCACGGTGGAGTGGTGGTGA
- the mepA gene encoding penicillin-insensitive murein endopeptidase, whose protein sequence is MSRTIPAVALALGLAATGAAQADDTPAKQLFGAARTPAAMEVRSIGSYARGCLAGAIALPVNGPSWQVMRLSRNRNWGTPLLVDFLERLATAAPKVGWNGLLVGDIAQPRGGPMLTGHASHQIGLDADIWLTPMPDRTLTVEERETMSATSMLGPDGKSVDPKIFGKRQLAILKLAASQPEVARIFVNPAIKKALCERASGDRGWLRTVRPWWGHDFHFHVRLQCPASDPACKPQDPPPPGDGCGAELDGWFKPPEEPTKPAKPAKPKPPLALKDLPPACSQVLLAP, encoded by the coding sequence ATGTCGAGGACGATCCCGGCCGTGGCGCTCGCGCTCGGCCTCGCCGCCACCGGCGCCGCGCAGGCCGACGACACGCCCGCCAAGCAGCTGTTCGGGGCGGCGCGCACGCCGGCCGCCATGGAGGTGCGCTCGATCGGCTCCTACGCCCGCGGCTGTCTCGCCGGCGCGATCGCATTGCCGGTCAACGGCCCGAGCTGGCAGGTGATGCGGCTGTCGCGCAACCGCAACTGGGGCACGCCCCTGTTGGTCGACTTCCTGGAGCGCCTCGCCACCGCGGCCCCGAAGGTCGGCTGGAACGGCCTCCTGGTCGGCGACATCGCCCAGCCGCGCGGCGGCCCGATGCTGACCGGCCACGCCAGCCACCAGATCGGCCTCGACGCCGACATTTGGCTGACGCCGATGCCCGACCGCACCCTCACCGTCGAGGAGCGCGAGACCATGAGCGCGACATCGATGCTCGGCCCCGACGGCAAGTCGGTCGATCCGAAGATCTTCGGCAAGCGCCAGCTGGCGATCCTGAAGCTCGCCGCCTCCCAGCCCGAGGTCGCGCGCATCTTCGTCAACCCGGCGATCAAGAAGGCGCTGTGCGAACGCGCCTCCGGCGACCGCGGCTGGCTGCGTACGGTGCGGCCGTGGTGGGGCCACGACTTCCACTTCCACGTCCGCCTGCAGTGCCCCGCCAGTGATCCGGCCTGCAAGCCGCAGGATCCGCCGCCGCCGGGCGACGGCTGCGGCGCCGAACTCGACGGCTGGTTCAAGCCGCCGGAGGAGCCGACCAAGCCGGCGAAGCCCGCCAAGCCGAAGCCGCCGCTGGCGCTGAAGGACCTGCCGCCGGCCTGCTCGCAGGTGCTGCTGGCGCCCTGA
- a CDS encoding DUF2799 domain-containing protein, translating to MRVAWGGRRIVRIAAVVLAGGLLAGLQGCGTVSKADCEAGDWETIGLRDGRAGEPESLFASHAESCARYKLPADKDGWMRGRERGLGEYCTPLSGFANGSAGREYQNVCTGAAAGSFLDAYGIGRDIGMARAEARRAREEVDRVTSRLRETDDGIVDAERDATSEDPQRRKVARERLRELHDLRFDLMRDLYAAERELPAAENAADIAEARGRDAFLRRFGYPPG from the coding sequence ATGCGGGTGGCGTGGGGCGGGCGGCGGATCGTGCGGATCGCCGCGGTGGTGCTGGCGGGCGGGCTGCTGGCGGGGCTGCAGGGCTGCGGCACGGTCTCGAAGGCCGACTGCGAGGCCGGCGACTGGGAGACCATCGGCCTGCGGGACGGACGCGCCGGCGAGCCGGAATCGCTCTTTGCCAGCCACGCCGAATCCTGCGCCCGCTACAAGCTGCCCGCCGACAAGGACGGTTGGATGCGCGGCCGCGAGCGCGGCCTCGGCGAGTATTGCACGCCGCTGTCAGGCTTCGCCAACGGCTCGGCCGGCCGCGAGTACCAGAACGTCTGCACCGGCGCCGCTGCGGGCTCGTTCCTCGACGCCTACGGCATCGGCCGCGACATCGGCATGGCGCGGGCCGAGGCGCGGCGGGCCCGCGAGGAGGTCGACCGGGTGACCTCGCGCCTGCGCGAGACCGACGACGGCATCGTCGACGCCGAGCGCGACGCCACCTCGGAGGATCCGCAGCGTCGCAAGGTGGCGCGCGAACGGCTGCGCGAGCTCCACGATCTCCGCTTCGATCTGATGCGCGACCTCTACGCCGCCGAGCGCGAACTGCCGGCCGCCGAGAATGCCGCCGACATCGCCGAGGCGCGCGGCCGCGACGCCTTCCTGCGTCGCTTCGGCTATCCGCCGGGCTGA
- a CDS encoding GtrA family protein: MTPADRFGRYARFLVVGGLGFAVDAGATELLVLAGLPALGARVAAIALAMTTTYLLNRRLTFRSDRRGAALLAEGGRYFAVAIGAAAFNYAVFALVLTIVPGIRPALAVAVASVAAMVLSYLGYSTLVFRRRP; this comes from the coding sequence ATGACGCCGGCGGATCGGTTCGGGCGCTACGCGCGCTTCCTGGTGGTCGGCGGTCTCGGCTTCGCGGTCGACGCGGGCGCGACCGAGCTCCTCGTCCTGGCGGGGCTGCCGGCGCTCGGCGCACGGGTCGCGGCGATCGCGCTCGCGATGACGACGACCTATCTCCTCAACCGCCGCCTGACCTTCCGCTCGGACCGGCGCGGCGCGGCGCTGCTCGCCGAGGGCGGACGCTACTTCGCGGTGGCGATCGGCGCCGCCGCGTTCAACTACGCCGTCTTCGCCCTGGTGCTGACCATTGTACCGGGGATACGCCCGGCGCTCGCCGTCGCCGTCGCCTCGGTGGCGGCGATGGTGCTGAGCTATCTCGGCTATTCGACGCTGGTGTTCCGGCGCCGACCGTGA
- a CDS encoding GNAT family N-acetyltransferase yields MLSPARALAPKALARRFAPLIAAPGSVPVSLPNLLRADAIRRPQPETLGRIGPLEVRLARSQGEIRAAQALRYAVFYEEMAAIADPATLASRRDRDAFDAVCDHLLVLDHDDVLQRRFRKPMPRIVGTYRLLRQEVAEARQGFYSAGEFDLAPLVARHRDLRFLELGRSCVLKPYRNKRTVELLWHGIWSYVLSHGLDVMIGCASLEGTDPAALALPLSFLHHNAGAAGEWAVSALPERRVDMNLMPREAIDTRAALHALPPLIKGYLRLGARIGDGAVVDRQFGTTDVMIVLPVSAISSRYVSYYGADAGRHAA; encoded by the coding sequence ATGCTGTCGCCCGCCCGCGCCCTCGCTCCCAAGGCGCTCGCCCGCCGCTTCGCCCCGCTGATCGCCGCGCCCGGCTCGGTCCCGGTCTCGCTCCCGAACCTCCTGCGCGCCGACGCCATCCGCCGGCCCCAGCCCGAGACGCTCGGGCGGATCGGCCCGCTCGAGGTGCGCCTCGCCCGTTCCCAGGGCGAGATCCGCGCCGCCCAGGCGCTTCGCTACGCCGTCTTCTACGAGGAGATGGCGGCGATCGCCGATCCCGCCACCCTCGCCTCGCGCCGCGACCGCGACGCCTTCGACGCGGTCTGCGACCATCTCCTGGTGCTCGACCACGACGACGTGCTGCAGCGCCGCTTCCGCAAGCCGATGCCGCGCATCGTCGGCACCTACCGCCTGCTCCGCCAGGAGGTCGCCGAGGCCCGGCAGGGCTTCTACTCCGCCGGCGAGTTCGATCTCGCGCCGCTGGTCGCCCGCCACCGAGATCTGCGCTTCCTCGAGCTCGGCCGCTCCTGCGTGCTGAAGCCCTACCGCAACAAGCGCACCGTCGAGCTGCTCTGGCACGGCATCTGGTCCTACGTGCTCTCCCACGGCCTCGACGTCATGATCGGCTGCGCCTCGCTCGAGGGCACCGACCCGGCCGCGCTGGCCCTGCCGCTGTCGTTCCTGCACCACAACGCGGGCGCCGCCGGCGAGTGGGCCGTGTCCGCGCTGCCGGAGCGGCGGGTCGACATGAACCTGATGCCGCGCGAGGCGATCGACACCCGCGCCGCCCTCCACGCCCTGCCGCCGCTGATCAAGGGCTATCTCCGCCTCGGTGCCCGCATCGGCGACGGCGCCGTGGTCGACCGCCAGTTCGGCACCACCGACGTCATGATCGTGCTGCCGGTCTCGGCGATCTCCTCGCGCTACGTCAGCTACTACGGCGCCGACGCCGGCCGTCACGCCGCCTGA
- a CDS encoding TerC family protein, with translation MEFLYLDFLGTPAWMWLAFLGAVAVLLLLDLGVMHRDAREIGIRESFLLSGFYIALGLAFGGWLWYARGEEAGLAYVTGFVVEKSLAMDNIFVIAMIFAYFGIPRIHQHRVLLWGIIGVLVLRGIMIAAGAAIVAEFSWVLYVFAAFLILTGVKMIMAADASHDVGSNPLLKWVRRRLPVTDDLHGDRFLVRLPDPATGKLKTYLTPLLLALLMVEFADVIFAVDSVPAIFAITTDPYIVYTSNIFAILGLRALYFALSALMHRFVYLKYALAVLLIFIGSKIFAADMLGIAKIPPAVSLGATFAILAAGIGASLWRTRGDRALATRET, from the coding sequence ATGGAATTCCTGTATCTCGACTTTCTCGGCACGCCGGCTTGGATGTGGCTGGCCTTCCTCGGCGCCGTCGCCGTCCTCCTCCTGCTCGATCTCGGCGTCATGCACCGCGACGCCCGCGAGATCGGCATCCGCGAGAGCTTCCTGCTCTCCGGCTTCTACATCGCCCTCGGCCTCGCCTTCGGCGGCTGGCTCTGGTACGCCCGCGGCGAGGAGGCGGGCCTCGCCTACGTCACCGGCTTCGTGGTCGAGAAGTCGCTCGCGATGGACAACATCTTCGTCATCGCGATGATCTTCGCCTATTTCGGCATTCCCCGGATCCACCAGCACCGCGTGCTGCTGTGGGGCATCATCGGCGTGCTGGTGCTGCGCGGCATCATGATCGCGGCCGGCGCCGCCATCGTCGCCGAATTCTCGTGGGTGCTCTACGTCTTCGCCGCCTTCCTGATCCTCACCGGCGTCAAGATGATCATGGCGGCCGACGCCAGCCACGACGTCGGCTCCAACCCGCTGCTGAAGTGGGTGCGCCGCCGTCTGCCGGTGACCGACGACCTCCACGGCGACCGTTTCCTGGTCCGCCTGCCCGACCCCGCCACCGGCAAGCTCAAGACCTATCTGACGCCGCTCCTCCTGGCGCTGCTGATGGTCGAGTTCGCCGACGTGATCTTCGCGGTCGACTCGGTGCCGGCGATCTTCGCGATCACCACCGACCCCTACATCGTCTACACCTCCAACATCTTCGCCATCCTCGGCCTGCGCGCCCTCTACTTCGCGCTGTCCGCCCTGATGCACCGCTTCGTCTACCTGAAGTACGCCCTCGCCGTGCTCCTGATCTTCATCGGCTCGAAGATCTTCGCCGCCGACATGCTCGGCATCGCCAAGATCCCGCCGGCGGTCTCGCTCGGCGCGACCTTCGCGATCCTCGCCGCCGGCATCGGCGCCTCGCTGTGGCGCACCCGCGGCGACCGGGCCCTCGCCACCCGCGAGACCTGA